The following are encoded together in the Humulus lupulus chromosome 5, drHumLupu1.1, whole genome shotgun sequence genome:
- the LOC133779513 gene encoding uncharacterized protein LOC133779513 yields the protein MPPKGNGVSGPVVQNVPPADMSDQIERMCRLLEASQQRSDEAIKTLTEAQARLEAEIAELRRSTDTTRNTQARENLDSDRSDVLVDRVNSPPHNMNPGNGQSQAIPPSSGTDGQQAPTSGAHGRAEAEHTGPAQPTTDVRPQRTIPHVAHDSPSEGCVPSICFLDSWKQDMMREMMQKFTDGRSAYATEHLDLVSRTTEKSPFSEWILNEPKPRDFAIPSLPAFNGKGDPLNHLFQFQQKMALEANNEAIQCKVFSTTFSGPALLWFRQLKAGSLNSFSDLRRSFLQQYSANREAPRTMADLYRIEQGENEHPKAYLQRFIDLVHQIHDVDPLTAANLFVKSLQVGSLLHENLTMTPPYDMADVQTRAEGIFRVLEFRERAQKKTALISAPPANNPPPPVRDDKRKRNQTDHTKEGKRPRQDRQPSRYPSFEYTVPQEVIYEENKDRPIWREPYKINTPSDRRDKSKYCLFHKDHGHTIAECHNLNNQIQALMRSGRLTQYIKETDRPGASR from the coding sequence ATGCCACCCAAAGGCAACGGAGTTTCGGGCCCGGTTGTACAGAACGTCCCTCCGGCAGACATGAGCGACCAGATCGAGAGAATGTGTCGTCTACTGGAAGCAAGCCAGCAGCGGTCCGACGAGGCAATCAAGACATTAACCGAAGCCCAAGCCAGGCTCGAAGCAGAGATTGCTGAGCTCCGCAGGTCCACTGACACAACTCGCAACACCCAAGCCCGTGAGAATCTTGATTCCGACAGATCTGACGTTCTAGTCGACCGTGTCAATTCCCCACCTCACAACATGAACCCAGGTAACGGGCAGTCCCAAGCCATCCCCCCATCCTCTGGGACCGACGGGCAACAAGCCCCAACCTCTGGCGCGCATGGGCGGGCCGAGGCAGAACACACTGGACCCGCTCAGCCAACAACAGACGTCCGGCCTCAACGCACCATACCTCATGTCGCACACGATTCTCCCTCAGAAGGTTGTGTTCCCTCGATCTGTTTCTTGGACAGTTGGAAACAGGACATGATGAGGGAAATGATGCAGAAGTTCACAGATGGACGATCCGCCTACGCCACCGAACATCTGGATCTTGTATCAAGAACCACTGAAAAATCGCCTTTTTCGGAATGGATTCTGAATGAGCCAAAACCTCGGGACTTCGCCATCCCTTCCCTGCCTGCGTTCAACGGAAAGGGAGACCCATTAAACCACCTATTTCAATTTCAACAGAAGATGGCGTTAGAAGCTAATAACGAAGCCATACAATGCAAAGTCTTTTCCACGACTTTCTCCGGGCCGGCTCTACTATGGTTCCGACAATTAAAAGCCGGATCACTCAACAGCTTTAGTGATCTCCGACGATCCTTCTTACAGCAATACAGCGCGAACCGAGAGGCTCCCAGAACAATGGCCGATCTCTATCGAATCGAACAAGGGGAGAATGAACACCCAAAGGCATACTTACAGCGTTTCATTGACCTCGTGCATCAAATCCACGACGTCGACCCACTCACCGCAGCAAATCTCTTCGTCAAGAGCTTGCAAGTGGGGTCACTCTTGCATGAGAATCTCACTATGACACCACCATATGATATGGCAGACGTGCAGACCCGAGCCGAGGGCATCTTCAGAGTATTAGAATTTCGAGAGCGCGCGCAGAAGAAGACTGCACTTATCTCTGCTCCCCCAGCGAATAACCCTCCACCACCTGTCAGGGATGACAAGAGGAAGCGGAACCAAACGGATCATACGAAGGAAGGCAAAAGGCCTAGGCAAGATCGTCAGCCATCGCGGTACCCATCCTTCGAATACACCGTCCCGCAAGAAGTCATTTATGAAGAGAATAAAGATAGGCCTATCTGGCGAGAGCCCTACAAAATTAACACTCCATCTGACAGAAGGGATAAAAGCAAATACTGTCTCTTCCACAAAGATCACGGTCATACGATCGCTGAATGCCACAATCTGAACAATCAGATCCAAgccctcatgaggagtgggcGGCTTACCCAATACATCAAGGAGACAGACAGACCAGGCGCCTCGCGGTAG
- the LOC133779515 gene encoding uncharacterized protein LOC133779515 — protein sequence MEERVKRYKSLGHVVNLVTSEERSYTASAITFTNEDLKGVHLPHDDPLVISLQVDHCQLGRVLIDGGSGVDILFWEAYQKMGLEENQIRPSTMPVLGFNSQRVYPKGVVRLTVVAAERTLPVDFLIIDSATSYNAIMGRGWIHRMRGVVSTLHQQYLPACLKGINLAEDQEKPQVTLDTLEQVVLDDADPSKAVLVSAKLSQDERQTLVRFLQTRMRTFAWTPHDIPGIDPSVMSHSLNISTYFPPVKQKQRRFAPEVNRVIQEEVQRLLSTGAIEECLYPSWLANPVVVPKKNGKKRVCIDYTNLNKACPKDSYPLPKIDQMIDATAGYERMSFLDAYSGYNQIPMKSEDRIHTAFVTEDGLYCYKVMPFGLKNAGATYQRLMHKIFSSLLGRNMEVYIDDMVVKSKQSSSHIDDLTECFDILDAYKMKLNPTKCVFGVSSGQFLGYIVSQRGIEANPTQIASLSEIKEPRTIRDIQALAGKIVALSRFISRMSDRCQPFLQCIKKSTNTSWGPEQQKALGELKTYLSSPPILSSPIADEDLFLYLSVSKFAVSSVLFREEANHQRPVFYCSKMLLDAETRYSMMEKLALALLTAKKKLRQYFESHTIIVYTDYPLKQVLSKPDLSGRLSKWAIELGTYDIQFLPRKAKKGQVLADFLVEIQSFTPDALPELLESEDQWLWTMHTDGASNSQGAGIGVVLEAPSGLKIEEAIRLEQPTTNNEAEYEALIYGLELAREMGIQRLNVRGDSQLMIEQVAGNFDTKAPHLASLLRKATILRSHFRQFDLTQVPREQNQKADALAKLASAGACTRQSSISFSRSSKDMEVCSTSSEPECWIDPIIKYLTTSELPPNPKDAKLLRLRAQRYSMIHGTLYRKSFNGPYLRCLCPSEAKKLLEEIHEGACGNHTGGRSLAHKALTAGYYWPYMMTEARDYAKKCDKCQRFAPTIHQPAQTLHSIVAPWPFAKWGTDVVGELPKAVGGKRYALVATDYFTKWVVAEAYVTVNKTDTMSFIWKHIICQFGIPWEIVVDNGTPFQNARVQELCDTYKIKLSFASVTYPQGNGQAEASNKVIFANIKKNLEDKKGAWVEELPKVLWAYRTTKRSSTGESPYAMVYGTEAIIPTEVGLPTLRTEIASDPTTNTIQLLHNLDLLEETRTMAQMRLENYQKVAERYYNKRVQLRTFQEGDWPHYTKSDTW from the exons ATGGAAGAACGAGTGAAGCGGTACAAATCATTAGGCCACGTGGTCAATCTCGTCACTTCAGAAGAAAGAAGCTACACAGCCTCTGCTATTACCTTCACTAACGAAGACCTGAAGGGCGTCCACCTGCCTCATGACGATCCACTCGTCATTTCCTTACAAGTTGACCACTGCCAGCTGGGCAGAGTTCTGATCGATGGGGGCAGTGGGGTCGACatcctcttctgggaagcctACCAGAAAATGGGACTAGAGGAGAATCAGATCCGACCCTCCACCATGCCCGTTTTGGGTTTCAACAGCCAGAGAGTCTATCCAAAGGGCGTCGTTCGGTTAACTGTGGTAGCTGCAGAACGCACCTTGCCAGTAGACTTCCTTATTATAGACTCCGCCACGagctacaacgccatcatgggGAGGGGTTGGATCCACCGAATGCGGGGGGTAGTCTCCACGCTACATCAG CAGTACCTACCCGCGTGCCTAAAAGGAATCAATCTAGCAGAAGACCAAGAAAAGCCCCAAGTTACGCTAGATACCTTAGAACAAGTGGTTCTGGATGACGCCGACCCTTCAAAAGCAGTCCTGGTCAGTGCCAAGCTCTCACAAGATGAGAGGCAGACCCTCGTACGGTTTCTCCAAACCAGAATGAGAACTTTTGCCTGGACGCCACACGACATACCCGGAATAGACCCTTCTGTTATGAGCCACAGCTTGAATATCTCCACCTACTTCCCACCCGTCAAGCAGAAGCAGAGGAGATTCGCTCCAGAGGTCAATCGAGTCATACAAGAGGAAGTCCAACGGCTCCTGAGCACGGGGGCAATCGAAGAATGTTTATACCCCAGTTGGCTTGCCAACCCCGTCGTGGTCCCAAAGAAGAATGGGAAAAAGAGAGTATGTATAGACTACACAAATCTAAACAAAGCCTGTCCCAAAGATAGCTACCCTCTACCAAAAATCGATCAGATGATAGACGCCACGGCAGGATATGAAAGAATGAGCTTCCTCGACGCCTACTCTGGCTACAACCAGATCCCCATGAAATCAGAGGATAGGATTCATACAGCATTCGTAACGGAAGATGgtttatactgctacaaagttatgccattcggtcTAAAGAATGCAGGCGCGACATATCAGAGGTTGATGCACAAGATATTTTCCTCATTgctcgggagaaatatggaggtttatATTGACGATATGGTCGTCAAGTCCAAACAAAGCTCTTCACATATAGACGACTTGACGGAATGTTTCGACATCCTTGATGCTTATAAAATGAAGTTAAACCCCACAAAATGTGTCTTCGGGGTATCCTCCGGACAGTTCTTGGGATACATCGTCAGTCAGAGGGGCATCGAGGCGAACCCAACTCAGATTGCGTCCCTCTCAGAAATTAAGGAACCCCGAACCATCAGAGACATACAGGCTCTAGCCGGCAAGATAGTAGCATTAAGTCGATTCATATCACGAATGTCAGACCGCTGCCAGCCCTTCTTGCAGTGCATAAAGAAGTCCACCAACACCTCCTGGGGACCAGAACAGCAAAAAGCATTGGGTGAATTGAAGACTTACTTGAGCTCTCCTCCTATATTGAGTTCACCTATTGCTGATGAAGATTTATTCTTATATTTGTCTGTCTCAAAATTCGCTGTAAGTTCCGTTCTTTTTCGAGAAGAAGCCAATCATCAGAGGCCAGTGTTCTACTGCAGCAAGATGTTGTTAGATGCTGAAACCCGATACAgcatgatggaaaaattggcactcgCACTCCTCACGGCCAAAAAGAAGCTACGACAATACTTTGAAAGCCACACAATCATCGTATATACGGACTATCCATTAAAGCAGGTGCTGAGCAAGCCCGACCTTTCCGGAAGGTTATCTAAATGGGCTATAGAGCTTGGGACATACGATATTCAGTTTTTACCGCGAAAAGCTAAAAAGGGGCAGGTACTCGCTGACTTCCTGGTTGAAATTCAGTCGTTCACTCCTGATGCCCTGCCAGAATTACTAGAATCAGAAGATCAATGGTTGTGGACAATGCACACTGACGGAGCATCCAATTCCCAAGGGGCTGGTATTGGCGTCGTATTAGAAGCTCCCTCGGGCCTAAAAATCGAAGAAGCCATTCGTTTAGAGCAACCCACGacgaacaatgaagcagaatatgaggcactGATCTATGGTTTGGAACTCGCACGCGAAATGGGAATCCAGCGTCTAAACGTCAGAGGCGACTCGCAGCTTATGATAGAGCAAGTGGCTGGGAATTTCGATACCAAAGCACCCCATCTGGCTAGCCTCCTACGGAAGGCAACCATTTTACGGTCGCACTTTCGCCAGTTCGACCTCACACAAGTACCTCGGGAGCAAAATCAGAAGGCCGATGCCCTTGCCAAATTAGCTTCTGCGGGAGCGTGCACACGCCAATCCTCCATATCTTTTAGTCGATCAAGCAAAGATATGGAAGTTTGTTCCACCTCATCCGAACCCGAATGCTGGATAGATCCGATCATCAAGTACTTGACCACCTCCGAGCTCCCACCTAATCCGAAAGATGCAAAACTTCTGCGCCTTCGGGCACAACGCTATTCCATGATCCATGGCACGTTGTACCGAAAATCCTTCAATGGCCCGTATCTGCGATGTTTGTGCccatcagaagctaaaaaatTGTTAGAAGAAATACATGAGGGGGCATGCGGAAATCACACAGGGGGACGAAGCTTGGCACACAAAGCGCTTACAGCAGGATATTACTGGCCGTACATGATGACAGAGGCACGAGATTATGctaagaaatgtgacaaatgccaacgatttgcacccaccatccatcaacCTGCTCAAACCCTACACTCCATTGTTgcaccttggccttttgcaaaatGGGGAACGGATGTAGTAGGTGAACTTCCTAAGGCCGTTGGTGGAAAACGATATGCTCTTGTAGCcactgattacttcacaaaatgggttgtgGCAGAGGCGTACGTCACGGTCAACAAAACAGACACTATGTCCTTCATCTGGAAACATATTATATGTCAATTTGGAATACCCTGGGAGATAGTCGTCGACAACGGCACTCCATTCCAAAATGCAAGGGTACAGGAACTATGCGACACGTACAAGATCAAGCTAAGCTTCGCCTCTGTTACTTACCCGCAGGGTAATGGTCAAGCAGAAGCTTCCAACAAAGTCATCTTTGCCAACATTAAGAAGAATTTGGAAGACAAAAAAGGAGCATGGGTAGAAGAACTACCGAAAGTGTTATGGGCTTATAGAACAACAAAAAGATCCTCCACGGGGGAGTCTCCCTATGCCATGGTTTATGGAACAGAAGCTATCATCCCAACAGAAGTCGGTCTGCCTACACTTCGGACAGAGATTGCATCTGATCCAACAACGAACACCATTCAATTACTGCACAACCTAGACCTTCTAGAAGAAACACGTACAATGGCCCAAATGAGACTGGAAAATTATCAGAAGGTAGCAGAACGCTACTACAACAAAAGGGTCCAATTACGCACATTTCAAGAGGGAGATTGG CCACATTACACTAAGTCCGACACGTGGTAA
- the LOC133779516 gene encoding uncharacterized protein LOC133779516 yields the protein MSSRSSPDPADRDGYKNAFERMRKSFDIPDNVSVRMLSEAELREWRFKDVVKPTEIVMSLRHIEWLRFPLPALLVQIISNSGAHISQFLPNAIQSIVGAQMIGSLRNVNIQSDDIYACFTKSTNKVIEGKPWKTFYLSPKKDRTMFTDFDSSHRNWDKYFFAVGGAWYPEYVPQEIFPLARVFIKDFSWPQVNMSSERQSMLTEKGLLHESKENAISIRGVLNSYCMQIMTRLCFVDRVDPGAVRVRSQKGDMTLGKITAACAKQLGAFLKKSPPTPSTLSLTKAEFERACTETFNACAKRQGVPEGKKKEDYVLATESSPDKPGLSRRSSRIQGRSSTPSDALQIKPLKQVPLPTDALGKRKDREESSSEDSDDGKYISSKLRIPKGSVPTPQGSALAIPKFSPGKLPMGQALSLCKRPRGFAPAGHLPEASSVTPAIGSSLVAGSEGMVHVEGASSSPSKLPAGATRDGVPDGLPSEVKSPAICAKSSEALTSASDLPEGSAVGHKRGSEGRRPSSASRKNKLLEDAFGEGSEYVDTISLPVEASKVVEPESIPGGQESGAVMATSVDSLGVDVPSLLPTASEFHPGDVAAVSPKGIDSFESPSAFLEQLTSSAVRTPVYFPSDLGEDDSLFARPSKAYSSGMGTVALTSDSIMVSTLAEGEKPVAPVASAAVSAGGEASDRTGVMSEYGPSASNEVMEEMLRISRPHLPTEAVGSLSGQGDLLQQVSDHIWMSYVCASAARREYAAAMQNGTKLAEQMAKVEEERSGRKMAEANRDVLVEAIKRLEAELAEAKKRVTAMEEKLVSTVGLEVERDKLKADLVDMTNKWMEKSQFCVQHEARMEKLSSMMSDLDEEIVSLQTDKETLEKERKELEQRVNSLESCAAEAKKQKLETELLFGKKLKEAEEVRDSSFAMVVEN from the exons ATGTCTTCTCGTTCATCTCCCGACCCTGCGGATCGTGATGGATACAAAAATGCCTTCGAACGCATGCGCAAATCGTTCGACATTCCAGACAACGTGTCGGTGAGGATGCTCTCGGAGGCTGAGCTTCGAGAGTGGCGATTCAAGGATGTAGTGAAGCCTACTGAGATAGTCATGAGCTTGAGGCATATTGAATGGCTCCGCTTCCCTCTTCCAGCGTTGCTCGTTCAGATAATTTCAAACTCCGGGGCTCATATTTCGCAATTTCTTCCAAACGCCATTCAATCAATAGTCGGGGCCCAGATGATAGGGAGCCTTAGGAATGTCAATATTCAATCGGACGATATTTACGCGTGCTTCACCAAGTCTACAAACAAGGTGATAGAGGGAAAGCCTTGGAAAACTTTCTACCTCTCTCCCAAAAAGGATCGGACAATGTTTACTGATTTCGACAGCTCTCATcgaaattgggataaatacttCTTTGCTGTTGGAGGAGCATGGTACCCTGAGTACGTGCCTCAGGAAATTTTTCCTCTGGCCAGGGTGTTTATAAAAG ATTTTTCTTGGCCTCAGGTCAACATGAGTTCTGAGCGACAGAGCATGCTGACAGAGAAGGGGCTTCTTCACGAATCCAAGGAGAACGCCATTAGTATCAGGGGTGTATTGAACTCCTACTGTATGCAGATTATGACTCGGCTCTGCTTCGTGGATCGGGTCGACCCTGGAGCTGTGCGGGTTAGATCGCAGAAGGGTGACATGACCCTAGGTAAGATTACTGCGGCATGCGCGAAGCAGCTGGGAGCTTTCCTGAAGAAATCTCCTCCTACTCCTTCAACTCTATCACTGACGAAAGCCGAATTTGAAAGGGCGTGCACTGAAACCTTCAACGCGTGTGCCAAGCGTCAAGGGGTCCCAGAGGGTAAAAAGAAGGAGGATTATGTACTGGCTACTGAGTCTTCTCCTGACAAGCCTGGCCTATCGCGCAGGTCTTCTCGCATCCAAGGGCGGTCGTCCACGCCTTCTGACGCCCTGCAAATCAAGCCTCTTAAGCAAGTACCTTTGCCTACAGATGCCTTGGGAAAAAGGAAGGATCGTGAGGAGTCCTCTTCCGAAGATTCGGACGACGGGAAGTACATTTCGTCGAAGCTTCGGATCCCGAAAGGCTCTGTCCCCACTCCTCAAGGATCTGCTTTAGCAATCCCCAAATTTTCCCCCGGTAAATTGCCAATGGGTCAGGCCCTATCGTTGTGTAAGAGGCCACGTGGATTTGCCCCTGCTGGGCATTTACCTGAGGCATCTTCTGTTACTCCTGCAATTGGATCTTCCTTGGTAGCAGGCTCAGAAGGGATGGTTCATGTAGAGGgcgcttcctcttctccttccaaACTTCCAGCGGGGGCGACTAGAGATGGAGTTCCGGATGGCTTACCGTCGGAGGTGAAGTCGCCTGCAATCTGCGCGAAGTCGTCAGAGGCGTTGACCTCAGCTTCTGATTTACCCGAAGGGTCTGCTGTTGGCCATAAACGTGGCTCAGAGGGGAGACGCCCTTCCTCTGCTTCTCGTAAAAACAAGCTTCTAGAGGATGCTTTCGGGGAGGGTTCTGAATATGTGGATACCATTTCACTGCCAGTTGAGGCAAGTAAGGTCGTTGAGCCCGAATCTATCCCTGGGGGCCAGGAATCAGGGGCTGTTATGGCAACAAGTGTTGATAGTCTTGGTGTTGACGTTCCTTCATTGCTACCTACCGCTTCTGAGTTTCATCCAGGAGATGTCGCTGCTGTGTCCCCGAAGGGTATTGACTCTTTTGAATCTCCTAGTGCTTTCTTGGAACAGCTCACGTCTTCTGCCGTGCGGACGCCAGTGTATTTCCCCAGTGATTTGGGTGAGGATGACAGCTTGTTTGCGCGCCCTTCGAAGGCGTACTCTTCCGGCATGGGAACGGTTGCGTTGACGTCTGATAGCATTATGGTATCGACGCTAGCAGAAGGTGAGAAGCCAGTTGCCCCCGTTGCTTCTGCGGCTGTATCTGCAGGGGGAGAAGCAAGTGACAGAACAGGAGTAATGTCGGAATATGGCCCCTCTGCGTCTAACGAAGTGATGGAGGAAATGCTACGCATAAGCAGACCCCATCTACCTACAGAAGCAGTTGGGTCTTTAAGTGGACAAGGCGATTTGTTGCAGCAAGTATCGGACCACATCTGGATG AGCTATGTATGTGCTTCGGCTGCAAGGCGAGAGTATGCGGCGGCTATGCAGAATGGAACCAAATTGGCAGAGCAGATGGCGAAAGTAGAAGAGGAGCGGTCAGGGAGAAAGATGGCTGAAGCGAATCGAGATGTGCTGGTAGAGGCCATCAAGAGGCTAGAAGCAGAGTTGGCAGAGGCGAAAAAGAGGGTGACCGCGATGGAGGAGAAGCTGGTAAGCACTGTTGGGCTTGAAGTGGAGCGAGACAAACTGAAAGCTGATTTGGTGGATATGACCAATAAATGGATGGAGAAAAGTCAATTCTGCGTTCAGCATGAAGCTCGCATGGAAAAGCTTAGCAGTATGATGAGTGACCTTGACGAGGAGATTGTGTCGTTACAGACTGATAAGGAGACCTTagagaaggagagaaaagagCTGGAGCAAAGGGTGAACAGTCTTGAGTCCTGCGCAGCGGAGGCCAAGAAGCAGAAGTTAGAAACTGAACTTCTATTTGGGAAAAAGTTGAAGGAAGCAGAAGAGGTACGTGACTCGTCTTTTGCTATGGTTGTAGAAAATTAA